The proteins below are encoded in one region of Brachyspira hampsonii:
- a CDS encoding retroviral-like aspartic protease family protein yields MEKEYDAVWDTGATNTAITHKVYQELNLKPIDSCKVRGVNSGIHTVDIVLIDISLSNKVNIKNVRSGVCDIGGCDMLIGIDIIKFGDLAISNKNNKTIFSFAIPPFDNPTDLLEKANKVNKNNGY; encoded by the coding sequence ATAGAAAAAGAATATGATGCTGTATGGGATACAGGAGCAACTAATACAGCTATTACACATAAAGTATATCAAGAACTAAATTTAAAGCCTATTGATAGTTGTAAGGTTAGAGGTGTTAATAGCGGAATACATACAGTTGATATTGTATTAATAGATATATCATTATCAAATAAAGTTAATATAAAAAATGTTAGGTCTGGTGTTTGTGATATCGGCGGCTGTGATATGCTTATTGGAATAGATATCATTAAATTTGGAGATTTAGCAATATCTAATAAAAATAATAAAACAATATTTAGTTTTGCAATACCACCTTTTGATAATCCTACAGATTTATTAGAAAAAGCAAATAAAGTTAATAAAAATAATGGATATTGA
- the ychF gene encoding redox-regulated ATPase YchF encodes MALSIGIVGLPNVGKSTLFNALTNAHAEAANYPFCTIDKNEATAIIKDERVDKLAALFKSKKKVYNTTTFVDIAGLVKGASKGEGLGNKFLSHIREVNAVLHVVRVFEDGNITHIGDVDPLRDLDIILTELMLADIETVNARMEKQKKISKGAKVKAAEEEVALLEKILPELNNFKPVFSLDLTDTEKEILKPLFLLTAKSMMIGANLSENELANPEKNPNYITLQKYADERNIELIPFSAKIEADLQDLDEEERLSYLEDLGVKESGVARLTKAGHRLLKLLTFLTSGEDETRAWTVREGAYAPEAAGVIHSDFERGFISAEVINCDKLLELGSFVKAKEAGAIRLEGKQYLMQEGDVVTFRFNV; translated from the coding sequence ATGGCTTTATCTATAGGAATAGTAGGACTTCCAAATGTAGGAAAATCAACACTTTTTAATGCTTTAACTAATGCCCACGCAGAGGCGGCTAATTACCCATTTTGTACTATAGATAAGAATGAAGCTACAGCTATAATAAAAGATGAAAGAGTTGATAAATTAGCAGCCCTTTTCAAATCAAAAAAGAAAGTTTATAACACAACAACATTTGTAGATATTGCAGGACTTGTTAAAGGTGCTTCAAAAGGTGAGGGTTTAGGAAATAAATTTCTTTCCCATATTAGAGAAGTTAATGCGGTGCTTCATGTTGTTCGTGTATTTGAAGACGGAAATATTACTCATATAGGCGATGTTGATCCTTTAAGAGATTTAGATATTATATTAACAGAGCTTATGCTTGCCGATATCGAAACTGTTAATGCTAGAATGGAGAAACAAAAAAAGATATCAAAAGGTGCTAAGGTAAAGGCAGCAGAAGAGGAAGTTGCATTGCTTGAAAAAATACTTCCGGAATTAAATAATTTTAAGCCTGTATTTAGTCTTGATTTAACAGATACAGAAAAAGAAATATTAAAACCGTTATTTTTACTTACAGCAAAAAGCATGATGATAGGTGCTAATTTATCAGAAAATGAACTTGCTAACCCAGAGAAAAATCCTAATTATATAACATTACAAAAATATGCAGATGAAAGAAATATCGAGTTGATACCTTTCAGTGCTAAAATAGAAGCAGATTTACAGGATTTGGATGAAGAAGAGAGATTAAGCTATTTAGAAGATTTGGGAGTTAAAGAATCAGGTGTTGCGAGGCTTACAAAGGCTGGACACAGATTATTAAAACTTTTGACTTTCCTAACTTCAGGAGAAGATGAAACAAGAGCTTGGACTGTAAGAGAAGGGGCTTATGCTCCGGAGGCTGCTGGTGTTATACACAGCGACTTTGAAAGAGGATTTATCAGTGCTGAGGTTATAAACTGCGATAAACTTTTAGAGCTTGGAAGTTTTGTCAAAGCCAAAGAGGCTGGTGCTATAAGACTTGAAGGAAAGCAGTATCTTATGCAGGAAGGCGATGTTGTAACTTTCAGATTTAATGTTTGA
- a CDS encoding PD-(D/E)XK nuclease family protein yields MNKTEAKNILTDIFNLKSYIENEIEKLPTRFNIVDSIVGSHKETSNTKLLGSFLDCIFKKNYKFANSLLEYIKNNCDIDSFKEIDFYNEDITINIEKEVPINEEEKGKIDILLTSDNYNIIIENKINTRDSENQLQKYYNAICNRTNKKDTYVIYLTRNGDEPKNNFDNKEKLILLSHKTIIDWLESIKEKEEEVKNNDSLYSAIIQIIETEQIITNSLEGDIMKEEIKKYFNNKYPNKFKEYPEVINYTKLLKSAIEAVADIFYNYFEDNIEDYILKLINDSEIKKNNKIEYNKEKVKKEIYKSDELYIEAVSLETKFFRVVFEIGSDGSNFILYYGIRFNDKNKIELLRNIEDNILACFKNIDKDGCLSKPEEYIDSKWYIDYTLNLDNLEKEIENAKNNMINLYTLLKDNKL; encoded by the coding sequence ATGAATAAAACAGAAGCTAAAAATATTTTAACTGATATATTTAATTTAAAATCATATATTGAAAATGAAATAGAAAAATTACCTACAAGATTTAATATAGTTGATTCTATTGTAGGTTCACATAAAGAAACATCAAATACTAAACTATTAGGTAGTTTTTTAGACTGCATATTTAAAAAAAATTATAAGTTTGCAAATAGTTTATTAGAATATATAAAAAATAATTGTGATATTGATAGTTTTAAAGAAATAGATTTTTATAATGAAGATATAACTATTAATATAGAAAAAGAAGTTCCTATTAATGAAGAAGAAAAAGGTAAAATAGATATATTATTAACATCAGATAACTATAATATCATTATAGAAAATAAAATAAATACTAGAGATAGTGAAAATCAGCTTCAGAAATATTATAATGCCATATGCAATAGAACTAATAAAAAAGATACTTATGTTATATATTTAACTCGCAATGGTGATGAACCTAAGAATAATTTTGATAATAAAGAAAAGTTAATATTACTTTCACATAAAACAATAATAGATTGGCTTGAAAGTATTAAAGAAAAAGAAGAAGAAGTAAAAAATAATGATTCTCTATATTCAGCTATTATTCAAATAATAGAAACAGAACAAATAATTACTAATTCATTGGAAGGAGATATTATGAAAGAGGAAATAAAAAAGTATTTCAATAATAAATATCCAAATAAATTTAAAGAATATCCTGAAGTAATTAATTATACCAAACTTCTAAAATCTGCAATTGAAGCAGTTGCAGATATATTTTATAATTATTTTGAAGATAATATAGAGGACTATATATTAAAATTAATAAATGATAGTGAAATAAAAAAAAATAATAAAATAGAATATAATAAAGAAAAAGTAAAAAAGGAAATATATAAATCTGATGAACTATATATTGAAGCTGTATCATTGGAAACTAAATTTTTTAGAGTAGTTTTTGAAATTGGAAGTGATGGTAGTAATTTTATATTATACTATGGAATTAGGTTTAATGATAAAAATAAAATAGAACTATTAAGAAATATAGAAGATAATATATTAGCATGTTTTAAAAATATTGATAAAGATGGTTGTTTATCAAAACCTGAAGAATATATTGATAGCAAATGGTATATTGATTATACATTAAACTTAGATAATTTAGAAAAAGAAATTGAAAATGCTAAAAATAATATGATTAATTTATACACTTTATTAAAAGATAATAAATTATAA
- a CDS encoding Rpn family recombination-promoting nuclease/putative transposase encodes MKEINRLNDLFVRYLIGTEGDEDILENIVNAVLSDVGFESVSNLEIINPYNLAENENLKESILDVKAKTKDGKKVLVEIQLVGNNNFIKRILYYIAKNIASELKESDLYINISQMISISFINFNLDIGSETDIKKEHKCLTFADINNPSLRLDDFQIHFIEIKRFAEILKNASIDEYNRNKLLSWIDFFTTKNLEKDIDKLVGGNNIMSKVIDKYKRFVADEKEMSAYNERDTFLYGQAAMLQYERAEGKKEGIEIGFQKGIEKGIEQGEINKAKDIALNLKNMNMNNEDISRITGLSIDEIKKL; translated from the coding sequence ATGAAAGAAATTAACAGACTTAATGATTTATTTGTACGATATCTAATCGGTACTGAAGGTGATGAAGATATATTAGAAAATATTGTTAATGCTGTTTTAAGTGATGTAGGCTTTGAATCTGTCAGTAATCTTGAAATTATAAATCCTTACAATTTAGCAGAAAATGAAAATTTAAAAGAATCAATACTTGATGTTAAAGCAAAAACTAAAGATGGAAAGAAAGTGCTTGTTGAAATACAATTAGTAGGCAACAATAATTTTATAAAAAGGATATTATACTACATAGCTAAAAATATAGCTTCTGAGTTAAAAGAAAGTGATTTATACATTAATATAAGTCAGATGATTAGTATTAGTTTTATAAATTTTAATTTAGATATCGGAAGTGAAACTGATATAAAAAAAGAGCATAAATGTTTAACATTTGCTGATATTAACAATCCAAGCCTTAGACTGGACGATTTTCAGATACATTTTATAGAAATTAAAAGATTTGCAGAAATATTAAAAAATGCTAGTATAGATGAATATAACAGAAATAAACTTTTATCTTGGATTGATTTTTTTACAACTAAAAATTTGGAGAAAGATATTGATAAGTTAGTAGGAGGTAACAATATCATGTCTAAAGTAATAGATAAATACAAAAGATTTGTAGCCGATGAAAAAGAAATGTCAGCATATAATGAAAGAGATACTTTTCTTTACGGACAGGCTGCTATGCTTCAATACGAGAGAGCAGAAGGAAAAAAAGAAGGTATAGAAATAGGATTTCAAAAAGGCATAGAGAAAGGTATAGAACAAGGCGAAATAAATAAAGCAAAAGACATAGCATTAAATTTAAAAAACATGAATATGAATAATGAAGATATAAGCAGAATAACAGGTTTAAGTATAGACGAAATAAAAAAATTATGA
- a CDS encoding chloride channel protein: MNINFEIKYIKLFVLSACIGAVVGFIVSIYRLILYRLSVNVFYVSNFIFDRWYYPILLFIFLIAMGCLIGYILTQYPQIRGAGVPQIKYYISLHEPKNIFFEILFKLFGSMISFASGISLGRAGPSMHVGMLVGLFFHKYFSKLSKYRRYLLVSGACAGMTATFSAPFTGIAFSFEELGEQKNHIVFVCIVFSSIASILVVEHIVGQGFILNFDLPKILEVRHYISILPFGIICGILASLLNFLMNFFSKMYQKIKNDIIRPVPAFLLAGFMIMFFPYVLGSGDLLIGSIVKDKFSVSMLFILIFVKLFYTSVCATSGAVGGVFFPTFILGASIGSVYDTFLIKYFPDYAVYGDLFILLGITSLMSGITRTPIMVCILILEISNSISNFSALVMTAIISYMVAKVLGVTSIYDQDK; the protein is encoded by the coding sequence ATGAATATAAATTTTGAAATAAAATATATAAAACTTTTTGTATTGTCAGCATGTATAGGTGCTGTTGTGGGTTTTATAGTCTCTATTTATAGATTAATATTGTATAGATTAAGTGTTAATGTATTTTATGTTTCAAATTTTATATTTGATAGATGGTATTATCCTATACTCCTTTTTATATTTCTTATAGCTATGGGCTGTCTTATAGGCTATATATTAACGCAGTACCCCCAGATAAGAGGTGCAGGAGTTCCTCAAATAAAATATTATATATCGCTTCATGAACCCAAAAATATATTTTTTGAAATTTTATTCAAACTTTTCGGCAGTATGATATCTTTTGCAAGCGGTATTTCTCTTGGAAGAGCGGGTCCTTCTATGCATGTTGGTATGCTTGTAGGGCTTTTCTTTCATAAATATTTTTCTAAATTATCAAAATATAGAAGATATTTACTTGTTTCAGGTGCTTGTGCTGGAATGACTGCTACTTTCAGTGCTCCTTTTACCGGAATTGCTTTTTCTTTTGAAGAACTTGGCGAACAGAAAAACCATATAGTATTCGTATGCATAGTTTTTTCTTCAATAGCTTCAATATTGGTTGTGGAGCATATAGTAGGGCAGGGATTTATACTTAATTTTGATTTGCCTAAAATACTTGAAGTAAGACATTATATATCTATTCTTCCTTTTGGTATAATATGCGGAATACTTGCATCACTTTTAAACTTTCTTATGAATTTCTTTTCTAAGATGTATCAGAAAATTAAAAATGATATAATTCGTCCAGTTCCTGCTTTTTTACTTGCTGGTTTTATGATAATGTTTTTTCCTTATGTTTTAGGCAGCGGCGATTTGCTTATAGGAAGTATTGTTAAGGATAAATTTTCTGTTTCTATGCTTTTTATACTTATCTTTGTTAAACTTTTTTATACCTCTGTATGTGCCACATCTGGTGCTGTAGGCGGAGTATTTTTTCCTACATTTATACTTGGAGCTTCTATAGGATCTGTATATGATACATTTCTTATTAAATACTTTCCAGATTATGCTGTATACGGAGATTTATTTATACTGCTTGGCATAACTTCTCTTATGTCTGGTATTACGAGAACTCCTATAATGGTATGTATATTGATATTAGAAATATCAAATTCTATTTCAAACTTTTCAGCTCTGGTTATGACTGCTATTATATCATATATGGTTGCTAAAGTACTTGGTGTAACTTCGATATACGACCAAGACAAATAA
- a CDS encoding rubrerythrin family protein: MAAKTLEEVLYQIFQGESNAANRYSLFGKASSNKAIQKVFSTTSLAEKIHAEKMRKLALRSGLDMSKFVPQLNPVEPSGDKENLEAGIKGEVYESTILYPQLAQVAIEQKNKLASDTVNSLGKVETEHAKLFQDIIDNFLNKDGDVTFYLCPSCGNIYRDKAPETCETCGGSGKMFQKY; encoded by the coding sequence ATGGCTGCTAAAACATTAGAAGAAGTTTTATATCAAATATTTCAAGGTGAATCAAATGCTGCAAATAGATATAGTTTATTTGGTAAAGCATCTAGCAATAAAGCTATTCAGAAAGTATTTTCAACAACATCATTGGCAGAGAAAATTCATGCCGAAAAAATGAGAAAATTGGCTTTGAGAAGCGGATTAGATATGAGTAAATTTGTGCCTCAGCTTAATCCTGTTGAACCTTCAGGTGATAAAGAAAATTTAGAAGCAGGTATAAAAGGAGAGGTTTATGAATCTACTATACTTTATCCTCAATTAGCACAGGTTGCTATAGAGCAGAAAAATAAGTTAGCTAGCGATACAGTAAATTCATTGGGTAAAGTTGAAACAGAGCATGCTAAACTTTTCCAAGATATTATAGATAATTTCTTGAATAAAGACGGAGATGTTACTTTTTATCTTTGTCCTAGCTGCGGCAACATTTATAGGGATAAAGCTCCTGAAACTTGTGAAACTTGCGGCGGTTCCGGAAAAATGTTTCAAAAATATTAA
- the rny gene encoding ribonuclease Y, with protein MNPLIIITSVVVAFVFGYITRFVIAKIKLNSTEIITHKLLQSAREQAENERKTILSEANSEIQKERNRLESENRDRKAEIQKLENRVLQREANIDKKSQYLENKEHNIENKMKKIKEQEDKLGFVIQEAERELERIAGLTKEEAKADLIKNIEEDAKKSATKIVDNIEKNAIETGERKAREIIVQTIQRLSSEVAQESSVTSVSLPSEEMKGRIIGREGRNIRMLETLTGVDIIIDDTPEAVVISCFDPVRKHIAKVSLEKLILDGRIHPARIEEVVERTRREVEDSIMEAGENAIVDLNLTTMHHELIRHMGRLKYRTSYGQNMLAHSKEVANIAAMIAAEIGANIETAKRGAFLHDIGKAIETEGEGSHAMSGADLAKRCGEKEEVVNAIRAHHNDVDTQTVEAVIVKAADAISAARPGARRESFESYIKRLDNLEKIADSIEGVEKSFAIQAGRELRVMAKSDMVDDVHAKQIARDIAKRIEDELKYPGIIRVTVIRETRAVEVAR; from the coding sequence ATGAATCCATTAATAATAATCACCTCTGTTGTAGTTGCGTTTGTTTTTGGGTATATAACCCGTTTTGTTATAGCTAAAATAAAGCTCAATTCTACGGAGATAATAACACATAAATTGCTCCAAAGTGCAAGAGAGCAAGCAGAAAATGAGAGAAAGACTATACTTTCTGAGGCTAATTCTGAAATACAGAAGGAACGTAATAGATTAGAAAGCGAGAATAGAGACAGGAAAGCTGAAATTCAGAAATTAGAAAATAGAGTGCTACAACGAGAGGCTAATATCGATAAGAAGTCTCAATATTTAGAAAATAAAGAACATAATATTGAGAACAAAATGAAAAAAATAAAAGAGCAGGAGGATAAATTAGGTTTCGTAATACAAGAGGCAGAGAGAGAACTCGAGAGAATAGCGGGACTTACTAAAGAAGAAGCTAAGGCTGATTTGATTAAAAATATAGAAGAAGATGCAAAAAAATCTGCTACTAAAATAGTTGATAACATAGAAAAAAATGCTATAGAAACAGGAGAGAGAAAGGCTAGAGAAATTATAGTACAAACTATACAAAGGCTTTCTAGTGAAGTAGCTCAGGAAAGTTCTGTAACTTCAGTATCTTTACCTAGTGAGGAAATGAAAGGAAGAATCATAGGAAGAGAAGGAAGAAATATCAGAATGCTTGAGACACTTACAGGGGTTGATATTATCATAGATGATACTCCGGAAGCTGTTGTAATATCATGCTTCGATCCTGTAAGAAAGCATATTGCCAAAGTTTCATTAGAAAAACTTATTTTAGATGGAAGAATACATCCGGCTAGAATAGAAGAAGTTGTTGAGAGAACTAGGAGAGAGGTTGAAGATTCTATAATGGAAGCCGGTGAAAATGCTATTGTAGATTTGAATCTTACTACTATGCATCATGAATTGATAAGACATATGGGCAGACTCAAATATAGAACAAGTTACGGACAAAATATGCTTGCTCATAGTAAAGAGGTTGCTAATATTGCCGCTATGATAGCTGCTGAAATAGGTGCTAATATAGAAACGGCTAAGAGAGGTGCCTTTTTGCATGATATAGGAAAGGCTATAGAAACAGAAGGCGAGGGTTCTCATGCCATGAGCGGTGCTGATTTGGCTAAAAGATGCGGAGAAAAAGAAGAGGTTGTTAATGCTATAAGAGCACATCATAATGATGTTGATACTCAGACTGTTGAAGCTGTAATAGTAAAGGCTGCTGATGCTATTAGTGCTGCAAGACCCGGTGCTAGAAGAGAATCTTTTGAAAGCTATATTAAGCGTTTGGATAATTTAGAAAAGATTGCTGATAGTATAGAGGGGGTTGAAAAGTCATTTGCTATACAGGCAGGAAGAGAACTTAGGGTTATGGCTAAAAGTGATATGGTAGATGATGTTCATGCTAAACAAATAGCAAGAGATATTGCTAAAAGAATAGAAGATGAATTGAAATATCCTGGTATCATTAGAGTTACTGTTATTAGAGAAACTAGAGCAGTTGAAGTTGCAAGGTAA
- a CDS encoding DNA alkylation repair protein, with translation MKDYINNLEKEFSEITNGFKEIEKKALYDLKSNNNSDIKESAYSAYKSDSYQVRMYSVFLFGYLSENKEILNFMKDVVSKDNNWRVQEILAKSFDEHCKILGYEKSTAIIDEWMNNTNPNTRRAITEGLRIWTNKPYFKENPSEAIRRLSNLKHDNSEYVRKSVGNALRDISKKYPKLIEEELNSWNLEIKEIKQVYKLANKFIKK, from the coding sequence TTGAAAGACTACATTAACAATTTAGAAAAAGAATTTTCAGAAATAACCAACGGATTTAAAGAAATAGAAAAAAAGGCATTATATGATTTAAAATCTAATAATAATTCTGATATTAAAGAATCAGCATACTCAGCTTATAAATCAGATTCGTATCAAGTAAGAATGTACTCTGTATTTTTATTTGGTTATTTATCCGAAAACAAAGAAATTCTTAATTTTATGAAAGATGTAGTTTCTAAAGATAATAATTGGAGAGTTCAGGAAATATTGGCAAAGTCTTTTGATGAACACTGTAAAATATTAGGATATGAAAAATCTACAGCAATTATTGATGAATGGATGAATAATACTAATCCTAACACAAGGCGTGCTATAACTGAAGGTTTAAGAATATGGACAAATAAACCATACTTCAAAGAAAATCCTAGTGAAGCAATTAGAAGATTATCAAATCTAAAACATGATAATAGCGAATATGTTAGAAAATCTGTAGGTAATGCTTTAAGGGATATAAGCAAAAAATATCCAAAATTAATTGAAGAAGAATTAAATAGCTGGAATTTAGAAATAAAAGAAATAAAACAAGTTTATAAATTAGCAAATAAATTTATAAAAAAATAA
- a CDS encoding DUF368 domain-containing protein yields the protein MRILGNYIYTIIKGFIIGASMLVPGFSGGTMAMILGIYDKLIASLSGILTFSKNENYFLKNKLNFLFLIFFCVGSLLGMVIISKPLSNLIERYYTVSSFFFMGAALGGFNTVYNKTKSYKFDFLSIIYILLGAGIVYLISIIPEGFFSSSGDRSEMFMYFILIIAGLIVAIAMILPGISVSYMFLLLGIYQETIDAVHDLYIPYLAPLAIGAILGVVLTTKILEYWMEHYVKSSYLIISGFVLGSIIQVFPGLPKGIEWALCPIVFLAAYFLIRLLQRFDPDNR from the coding sequence ATGAGAATTTTGGGTAATTATATCTATACTATAATAAAAGGTTTTATCATAGGGGCTTCAATGCTTGTACCGGGTTTCAGCGGCGGCACTATGGCTATGATACTTGGTATATATGATAAATTAATTGCTTCTTTAAGCGGTATTTTAACTTTCTCAAAAAATGAAAACTACTTTCTTAAAAATAAACTTAACTTTTTATTTTTAATATTTTTCTGTGTAGGCTCTCTTTTAGGTATGGTAATAATATCAAAGCCTTTATCAAACTTGATAGAGAGATATTATACTGTTTCTTCTTTCTTTTTTATGGGAGCTGCACTTGGCGGATTTAATACTGTATATAATAAAACCAAATCTTATAAATTTGATTTTTTAAGCATTATATATATTCTTTTAGGAGCAGGCATAGTATATTTAATATCTATAATACCAGAAGGATTTTTCAGCAGTTCAGGCGATAGAAGCGAGATGTTTATGTACTTTATACTTATAATAGCTGGTTTAATAGTTGCTATTGCTATGATACTTCCGGGTATAAGTGTTTCGTATATGTTTTTGCTTTTAGGTATTTATCAGGAAACTATTGATGCTGTGCACGATTTGTATATTCCATATTTAGCACCTTTGGCTATAGGGGCAATTTTAGGAGTTGTTCTCACTACTAAGATTTTAGAATATTGGATGGAGCATTATGTCAAGTCTTCTTATTTGATAATATCAGGTTTTGTATTAGGCTCTATTATACAGGTTTTTCCCGGACTTCCAAAAGGCATAGAATGGGCTTTATGTCCTATAGTGTTTTTAGCAGCTTATTTTCTCATAAGACTTTTACAGAGATTCGATCCTGATAATAGATAA
- a CDS encoding YfbM family protein: MGCLGVLFALSDKDLNKLLKTSRLERPDFVSEYLEEIYFEKHKKYIYELDKSWDAMHRCLSNDGLLVFGDDNYPLGSVIMGGDILYGNGDDEEDYIITLKKANIVKDIASKMETITKEKFKEKYFKIDEKDYEYPLSDEDFEYTWDYFYRSIEFWKNAYDSNRAVIFTVDQ, from the coding sequence ATGGGCTGTTTGGGAGTATTATTTGCTTTAAGCGATAAGGATTTAAATAAATTATTAAAAACTTCAAGACTTGAAAGACCTGATTTTGTTTCTGAATATTTAGAAGAAATATACTTTGAAAAACATAAAAAATATATTTATGAGCTTGATAAATCTTGGGATGCTATGCATAGATGTCTTTCTAATGACGGACTTTTAGTATTCGGCGATGATAATTATCCCTTAGGCTCAGTAATAATGGGAGGAGATATTTTATACGGAAATGGAGATGATGAAGAGGATTATATTATCACATTAAAAAAAGCAAATATTGTTAAAGATATTGCATCAAAAATGGAAACTATCACAAAAGAAAAGTTCAAAGAAAAATATTTTAAAATAGATGAAAAAGATTATGAGTATCCTTTAAGCGATGAAGACTTTGAATATACTTGGGATTATTTTTATAGAAGTATAGAGTTTTGGAAAAATGCTTATGATTCAAACAGAGCTGTAATATTTACAGTTGACCAGTAA
- a CDS encoding DUF2262 domain-containing protein, with translation MKNKIIKDFYENDYFSYESDCDLWNDEKISLLIDFGEEANKSEMLIKYIDKINEILKWIDEHKKNVTDFLIDKQCLELAEEWVITNEQIDENTYKNQSGELITIPIKEEDFFNAIYIDTILIDFDEDETRPDTTLHILFEPDYFKHHSLIIYIDGERNIEYGDIAG, from the coding sequence ATGAAGAATAAGATTATAAAAGATTTTTATGAAAATGATTACTTTTCTTATGAATCTGACTGCGATTTATGGAATGATGAAAAAATATCATTATTAATAGATTTCGGAGAAGAAGCAAATAAATCCGAGATGCTTATAAAATATATAGATAAAATAAATGAAATATTGAAATGGATTGATGAACATAAAAAAAATGTTACAGATTTTCTTATAGATAAACAATGTTTGGAATTAGCAGAAGAATGGGTAATAACTAATGAACAAATAGATGAAAACACATATAAAAATCAATCCGGAGAATTAATAACAATACCTATAAAAGAAGAAGATTTTTTTAATGCTATATATATAGATACAATATTAATAGATTTTGATGAAGATGAAACAAGACCGGATACTACACTACATATACTATTTGAGCCGGATTATTTTAAACACCATTCATTAATAATATATATTGACGGAGAAAGAAATATAGAATACGGCGATATAGCTGGATAA
- a CDS encoding AAA family ATPase, producing MNNIIITISRQYGSGGRNIGKLIANKLNINFYDKEFIEIVAKKTGMNKQYLENMEEKFTNDNLFFSAFHKEHFSSPFSGQIKYSTLDKMFEIQSEVVKDIANKGNCVIIGRCANFILKNTKHKCFNVFVHAHNKNRIERIKKEYGIYGVKMEEVETQLINTDKYRSNYYKYYTGMEWGDMVNYNLTIDSGYFSDENICNIIIEAAQKKNINT from the coding sequence ATGAATAATATTATTATAACTATAAGCAGACAGTACGGAAGCGGCGGAAGAAATATAGGAAAATTAATAGCTAATAAATTAAATATAAATTTTTATGATAAAGAGTTTATAGAAATAGTAGCAAAAAAAACAGGTATGAACAAACAATATTTAGAAAATATGGAAGAAAAATTCACTAATGATAACCTTTTTTTTAGTGCATTTCATAAAGAACATTTTTCAAGCCCTTTCTCAGGACAAATAAAATACTCCACTTTGGATAAAATGTTTGAAATACAGAGCGAAGTTGTAAAAGATATAGCAAATAAAGGAAATTGTGTAATAATAGGAAGATGTGCTAATTTTATACTTAAAAACACAAAACATAAATGCTTTAATGTATTTGTGCATGCACATAATAAGAACAGAATAGAAAGAATTAAAAAAGAATATGGAATATATGGAGTGAAAATGGAGGAGGTAGAAACTCAATTAATAAATACAGATAAATACAGATCTAATTATTACAAATATTATACCGGTATGGAATGGGGAGATATGGTTAATTATAATCTTACAATAGACAGCGGGTATTTCAGTGATGAAAATATATGCAATATAATAATAGAAGCTGCCCAAAAAAAGAATATAAATACTTGA